The sequence below is a genomic window from Rhizobium gallicum bv. gallicum R602sp.
TTTCATCGGCGATGTGAACATCTTCGACGGCCAGGTCGCTTCCGCCGGGGCCGGTAGGGTCGAGATTGCGGTCGACAGCGGCCTCACCATCAAGGTCGCGACATCCGACAAGCCCGCGAAGGGCAGCAATGCCGGCTTTGCGATCCGCCCTGAAAAACTGAAGGTGCTTCGTCATCCGCCGCCGCACTCTTCGGTCAATGCGGCCTCCGGCGAGCTTTGGGATATCGGCTATCTCGGCGATATGACGGTTTTCCATGTCAAGCTGAAGAGCGGAAAGGTCGTGAAGGCTTCCTCGCTCAATGCGCAGCGTGCGGTCGATGATCCTTTCACATACGATCAGGAAGTGTGGATCTCCTTCGCCGAAGATGCCGGCGTGCTGCTGAGGGATTGACCATGGGCAAGCTCGGTTCCGCGATCTACAGCCGCCTCGTGATCATCGTTCCCTATGCTTGGTTGCTCATCTTCTTCCTCGCGCCGTTCTTCATCGTCTTCCGCATCTCGATGTCGGCAACCGCGATCGCGATGCCGCCCTATACGCCCGTCTTTTCGCTCGGCGATGGCTGGACCGGCTTCTGGGACAAGGTATCGACCTTCTCTTTCGAAAATTACAGTTACCTCATCGACGATCCGCTGTATTTCAACGCTTATGTCTCGAGCGTCGTTATCGCCGCGATCTCGACATTCCTGACGCTACTCATCGCTTATCCGATCGCCTATGGCATGGCGCAGGCCCCTCGCAGCATCCGTCCGACACTGCTTATGCTCGTCATCCTGCCGTTCTGGACGAGCTTCCTGATCCGTGTCTACGCCTGGATCGCGATCCTGAAGCCGGAAGGCTTGCTCAATCAGGTGCTGCTGGCCACCGGGATCATCGACAGTCCGCTGATCATCCTAAACACCAACATCGCGGTCTATATCGGCATCGTCTACTCCTACCTGCCGTTCATGGTTCTGCCGCTCTATTCATCGCTGGAAAAGATGGACGGGACGCTGATCGAGGCCGCGCAGGATCTCGGCTGCACGCCGATCACGGCCTTTTGGCGTGTGACGTTCCCTCTTTCGCTCCCGGGCGTTATCGCCGGCTGCATGCTGGTTTTCATCCCGGCCGTCGGCGAATTCGTCATCCCCGATCTGCTCGGCGGATCGCAGACGCTGATGATCGGCAAGACGCTCTGGAGCGAGTTCAATTCGAACCGCGATTGGCCGGTCTCCTCCGCGGTCGCGACGATCCTGCTGTTGATCCTGGTGATCCCGATCGTCTTCTTCCAGAACGCGCAAGCCAAAGCCGACGAGCAGGGAAGGTAAGCCATGCTGCAATGGACCCGCTTCAATATCGTCTCGGTTACGCTCGGCTTCGCCTTCCTCTATCTGCCGATCGTCCTGCTCGTGATCTTCTCGTTCAACGAATCGAAGCTCGTCACCGTCTGGGGTGGCTTCTCGACGAAATGGTACGCACAGCTGCTGTACAATCAGGCTTTGCTCGACGCTGCCTGGGTGACGGTGCGCGTGGGCGTGCTCTCCGCCACGTTGGCTACCATCCTCGGCACGCTCGCCGCGCTCACGCTCGTGCGCTACACGCGGTTTCGCGGACGCATGCTCTTCTCCGGGATGGTCTATGCCCCGCTCGTCATGCCCGAGGTGATCACCGGCCTTTCGTTGCTGCTTTTGTTTGTGGCAATCGGGTTTGACCGCGGCTTCTGGACGATCACGCTGGCGCATACGACGCTGACGATGTGCTTTGTCGCCGTTGTCGTGCAGTCGCGCCTGGTGAGCTTCGATCATTCAATCGAAGAAGCGGCGCAGGACCTCGGCGCTCCACCCGTCAGGACGTTCTTCGAGGTGACGCTGCCGATCATTGCGCCTGCCGTCTTTTCGGGCTGGATCCTGGCATTCACCCTGTCGCTCGACGACCTCGTGATTGCGAGCTTCACGTCAGGCCCGGGCGCCACGACCCTGCCGATGCGAATCTATAGCCAGGTGCGCCTCGGCGTGACCCCGGAAATCAATGCGGTCTGCACGATTTTGATCGGTATTGTCACGGTTGGGGTGATCTGCGCCTCGATCGTCTCCAAGCGCCGCGAGATACAGCGCGAACGCGATGAGCGTGCGGCAGCCAACGCGCCTTGAAAATCACTGGACGCCGGGTGGCTGCTGATTGATCAGCGGAACCGGCGAAATCACCGGGTTCGGCCAAGAGCCGCCGACGAAGAACGGCAGAAGTGGCAACACCGCCTTCTTGGTGTCATCGGTCGCCTGCAGCGATCCGGAAAGGGCCAGTCCGTTGGATTCGTAGGGGATGATGCCTGAAAGGGTCAGCGTCTCGTCTGTACCTTGAACGCTGACGCCGCGAAGTTCGGCCGAGCCATCCGCGAGACTGGCAGCCACATCAATCCGATTGAATTCGAACGCGCGGCCCGAAACGGCGCTCAGCGGGAAAAATTTCTGCAGGGCGGCCTGGCTTCGGATGGCTTCGACGTCAAGGCCGGCGATCGAGCCTGCATTGCCGCGGAATGCAAGCTGTCCGCTCACGTCGGCAGCACCTGCCGTCCAGATCGGCTTGTTGGTTTTCAGCGAAATGTCGAGCGATCCATTGGCAAGCGGTAATGGGCCCTTCAACTGCAGCCGTTCGATCAGCCCAGCAAAATCGGCACCGCGGATCGAGACCTGCAGCTTGCCGCCGCCGTCGAAGTTCCCTCGCATTGCCTCCAGATGCGCCGTCATCTCTCCGCCTTCGAACTGGCTGTCGCCGACGTCGAATTTGGCTTCGTTGCTGGAAACGATAATGCTTGCGGCGACATCAAAGAGCTGGAAGGGCGGAAGCTGCATTTCCTTGGCGGAAAGCCTGAGGTCGACATCAAGCTTCTGCAGCGGACCGCCATCGTCCGGCGCGCCCGCTTCGCCGGCGGCCAGGCGCAGAGTAAAGGCGTCGAAGAAGGGCTTCAGGTTCATACGGTCGAAGGCCAGCGTGCCGCCAAGTCTTGCCCGCGCGTTTGTGCCAATGGAGATGTCCATGACGCCGGTTGCATTCGCATCGTTGAGCCCAAGCGCGACTTCGTTGAAGCGCAGGCCGTTGGCGGCGGAAAATATGTCGCTCTGGATCGAAAACGATCTCAGCGTCTCAACGTCCGGAATGGATATGCCAGACCAGGCCAAAAGCGCCGGCAGGTCGGGAATATTGACCGACATGTTACCGGATAGTCCGGCAAGATCTGAGATACCGCCGATACCGGTGAACTCTGCCGTCACGAGCTTGGAGGTGAGTGCGGTTTTGATCTGAGCAACCTTGCCGCCGAAGATCAGTAAAGGGCTGTTGGACGAGAAGTCGAGCTTCAAGTCTTGCCCGCTCGTTCTCGCGATCAGCACCGCCGTCATCGGGCTTGAAAGCCGCGGCCAGGTGATATCGGCGGTCACGCCTTCGAAGTGATAGGTCTTGCCGGTTGCAAGGTCGGCGACATTGAGCGTGCCGTCTTCGACGGTGATCGCACCGATCGTCGCATCAAGCCTTTGATCGAGGACTTCGGCTCCGCCTTCCTGGCGCGCGCTGGTGATCGCCTTGGCAAGCTGCCCGGCATAGGTCCAGTCGATCAGCCCCTGTTGGTCGCGCGTGAGGGAAAGATTGGGGCGCAGCAGGTGGAATTCATGAAAGCGGGCGCTGCCTCGGATGGCGTCGATGAGGCTGAAATCGGCCGAAAGGCTCTCGATCGTGCCGAGCAGCTTGTTGCCGCTGCTTTCGGGCTGTCGGATGGTGATCTGGTTCAGCGTAATGCGCGGTGTCGGCCAGAATTCGAGAACCGGCGTGCCCTTGATCTCGGCCTGATAGCCGGTCCATTTCGACAATACGTCCTCGATGCCGGAGCGCACCAGTCCGCTCGAAACAAGGTAAGGGGCGGCAACACGAAGCGCCACGAAAATGATGGCGGCGAAAAGGATCAGGCTGGTTGCAATTCGCGCGAAACCCGGCAGCCAGCGGGAAACGGGTATCATCTTGCGCCGCCATTTTGGTTGTCTTGACGTACCCATAAGCTCCGCCAGTATTTTCAGCTGCTTATCCGTTAGCTATCGATTTCGCCGGATATATGAAACAGGAGACATATGCAAATCTCGGAGAGCCTGCGTCCGAAAGCGAAGCACACTTTATAATGCGGTGCAGCATGGTATATAGCGGATAATTGGGGAGGAGATTAAATGAGTGACACCGTGCCGCTTTGGGTGCCTTCGAAAGAGTCGATTGAGGCAAGCCCGATGCATGCCTTCATGCAGCGCTGCAACGCCGAGTTTGGTCTAGAGTTTGAGACCTATCTGGACCTTCATGCCTGGTCGACCGACGAGCCCGAAAAGTTCTGGACCTCGGTTTGGGCGTTTTGCGGTGTGAAGGGGGAGCAGGGCGCACGAGCGCTCGCCGACGGCGATCTCATGCTCAAGGCTCGTTTCTTTCCTGATGCGAAGCTGAACTTCGCCGAGAACCTGCTTTCGAGCGAAGGGCCGGCTGACGCGATCGTCTTCCGCGGCGAGGACAAGGTCGAGTATCGCTGGTCGTGGGAGCGCCTGCGTGCGCTCGTATCCCAGCTGCAGCAAGCCTACCGCGCGCTCGGCATCGGTGAGGGGGATCGCATCGCCGCGATGATGCCCAACATGCCGGAGACGGTCGCCTGCATGCTGGCCGCCGCCTCGATCGGTGCCATTTGGTCGTCCTGTTCACCGGATTTCGGCGAACAGGGCGTGCTCGACCGCTTCGGCCAGATCGGCCCCAAGCTTTTCATTGCCTGCGACGCCTATTGGTATGGCGGCAAGCTGCAGGATGTGAAGGCGAAGGTTGCTTCGGTCTCAAGGAGCCTCGGTGCTCCGGTTGTGATTGTCCACTATGCCGGCGATGCCGCAGCGGTTGCGAGCGAGACCCCGAAGGCGAAGACGCTGGAAGAATTTATCAAACCTTACCAGCCAAAAGTCGTCGAGTTCGTGCGGCTTCCCTTCGCGCATCCGCTTTATATTCTCTTCTCCTCCGGCACCACCGGTGTGCCGAAATGCATCGTTCATTCCGCTGGCGGCACGCTTTTGCAGCATCTGAAGGAGCATGTGCTGCATTGCGGCCTCAAGCGTGGCGAGAAGCTCTTCTATTTCACCACATGCGGCTGGATGATGTGGAACTGGCTTGTAAGCGGCCTTGCGGTGGGCGTCACGCTTTGCCTGTTCGACGGCTCGCCGTTCGCGCCGGACGGCAATGTGCTCTTCGACTATGCGCAGGCTGAAGACTTCGCGGTCTTCGGCACTTCCGCGAAATATATCGACGCGGTGCGCAAGGGAGGGCTGACGCCGCGCACCACGCATGATCTTTCGAGCCTGCGTCTCATGACATCTACGGGATCGCCGCTTTCGCCCGAAGGCTTCACCTTCGTCTATGAAGGCATCAAGGAAGACATCCAGCTAGCCTCCATCTCGGGCGGCACGGATATCGTCTCATGCTTCGTGCTGGGCAATCCGCTGCAGCCGGTCTGGCGCGGCGAAATCCAGGGGGCGGGCCTCGGCCTTGCCGTCGACGTATGGGACGATGAAGGCAGGCCTGTGCGCCAGCAGAAGGGCGAACTGGTCTGCACCAGGGCCTTCCCGTCGATGCCGGTCGGCTTCTGGAACGATCCGGATGGCGCGAAATACAAAGCGGCCTATTTCGAGCGCTTCGAGAATATCTGGTGCCATGGCGATTTCGCCGAATGGACGGAGCATGGCGGCCTTGTCATTCATGGCCGCTCCGACGCGACGCTCAACCCCGGCGGTGTGCGCATCGGCACCGCCGAGATCTACAATCAGGTCGAGCAGATGGAAGAGGTGGCCGAAGCACTTTGCATCGGCCAGGATTGGGAAGACGACGTCCGGGTGGTTCTCTTCGTTCGCCTCGCGCCGGGCGTCGCATTGACGGACGACCTCGTCAAGGCCATCAAGACCCGCATCCGCACCGGGGCCTCGCCGCGCCATGTGCCGGCGAAGATCATTGCGGTCCGCGATATTCCGCGCACCAAATCCGGCAAGATCGTCGAGCTTGCGGTGCGCGAGGTCGTGCACGGGCGGCCGGTGAAAAACAAGGAGGCGCTCGCCAATCCCGAGGCGCTCGACCTTTTCGTCGGACTCGAGGAATTGCAAGTCTGATCTCAATCCAATGCACCGCAAACTATCAGCTATCGTTTGATCGTTTCCGTCGCCTGGAAACCTTTCGTTAAGAAAGGTTGGTCAAGGGTAAAAAGAATTCGGGGCTGCGCATGAACGAAGCAGCTTGCCTGCGGGCTCCCGAAACATGATGTTGATCGACGAAGCTCTTGTTGAACAGCACCGAATTCCAGGCAGCCATTCGTGGCTGCCTTTTTTGATTCAGCCTGCCAGCACGCGCTGCGACGGGAAGGTGACCTCAACCAGCGTGCCCTCGTTCGGCGCCGAATTGATCGAGAAGATCGCCCGGTTTGCATCCACCATCGCCTTGGTCAACGGCAAGCCGAGACCCGTACCGTCGCCGCGGTGGCGCGACTGGGCGGAAACCTGCCGGAACGGCTTCATCGCTTGGTCGAGTTCGCTGCGCGTCATGCCGATGCCTGTATCGCGCACACGCAGCACGACGCTGCCATTCGCTTCATATGACGTTGAAACCACGATCTGACCGCCTGACGGCGTGAAGCGGATGGCGTTGGAAAGGATGTTGAGGGCGATCTGCTTGACGGAGCGGAGATCGGCAACGACATTCGGCACCGACTGCGACAGCGCCGTGCGAATTATGACACGTTGTCCGTTTGCCTGCGGCTGGACCAGAGCCACGGCCTCCGAAATCGCTTCGTTGAGGCCGACGGATGCGAAATCGAGATCCATCTCGCCCGCTTCGATCTTCGAGATATCGAGCAGATCGTTGACAATATCGAGAACATGGCGGCCCGACCGGCCGATGTCGTTCGCATATTCGATGTAGCGCGGATGGCCGATCGGTCCGAAGCGCTCGCTCGCCATCATGTCCGAGAAGCCGATGATGGCGTTGAGCGGCGTGCGGATTTCATGGCTGATGCGCGCCAGGAAATCCGTTTTGTGGGCATTCGCCGTTTCGGCGGCGCCCTTGGCATTGCGAAGCTCGTCCTCGGTGCGCTTCCACTGGGTGATGTCGCGGATGACGGCGCAATAGCCGCTCGAGGAGGTGAGCCGGCCCATGGTCATGAACAGCGGAACAAAGCCGCCGGATGACTCGCGGCCGATCACCTCACGCCCGTCGTTCAGAACGCTTGCGACGCCATGGCCGGAAAGGCCGTTCAGATAGTCGAGCACCGCCTTCTGGCTTTCATGCGCAAAGAGTATCACGAAGGGTTTGCCGCGGGTCTCTTCCTCATCATAGTTGAAAAGCGCGCTTGCCGAGCGGTTCATCGATCGAATGTCGCCTTCTGCGCCGATGACGACCACGCCGTCCGTCGCCGTTTCCAGGATGGAGCGAAGTTCTTCCACCTCGACCTGCAGCTTGGCGACCTTTTCGACCATGCGGTCGGAACGGAGGTCCGGACGGGGTTCTTCGTTCTGGGCCGGCGCGACGTCGCTTCCCTCGACAGGCATTAGCGCCAGCATGAGCGCGCTGGATTCTTCCCAGCGGATCGATTGCAGGCGGGCGGTGACCGGTACGAGCGAGTCGTCGGCCGTCACGAGCACCATTGCACCCGGGCGTCCCGCTTTTTCATCCAAGTCGCGGCGTTGAAGCAGCGCGTCGATCCCGCCCACATCGCTGAGATCCTCAAGCGAAGCATAGCCGGTCATTCGCATGAATTCGGGATTGGCGTGGATCAGCGCATCGCCGGCATGGACGAGCACGGCAACCGGCAACTGGTCGACGGTATTGGCCGATAGCCCGTCCGTCATCTTCACCCGCGGCGGGATGGCACTGTGCAGTACTTCGATCGGGCTGAAGGTTTCGTGCAGGCCTTCGGTGGCGTCGTCTTCATTCGGCTCGGGCGTTTCGACATGCTCTTCCGCTCGCTCCGCTGCATCGGCCGGTTCTTCGGCGGCCCCGCTCGCGCTCTCGAAGATTGCCTCGTTCGGCTCGCCTTCAAATGCAGCTTCTGCCGGCTCTGTGGAAGCCGGGCTCTCTGCAGCATCGGCCTCGGCGGGAGCCGGCTCATCGTCGCGAACGCCGAAAGCCTCCAGGCGTTTGGCGATCTCGCGGAAGTTTGCCTGCTCGGCCGCGCTCAGCGTCGGGCCTGCACCATGGAGTTGAACGATCTTGTCCGTCAGCCGGCGGCTCGGCGTTTCCACCACGCGCAGGACTGGCGGCTCTTCGCGAGGCACGGTTTCGGAGGCTGCCTCGGGCTCCGGTGCGGCTGCCGGCACTTCGGGCTGGGGATGCCCGTTGGATGCCTCCGGAGCAGCCCCTTCCGACGGCTGTTCGAGGCTGGCCGTGTCGCGGCCGAAGGCATCGGCGCCGAGCGCCAGACCGAGCGCCAGCGGATCCTCGGTGGCATCGGAAAGCCGGACAACGCCGAAGCCGCGGAAGCCGTCGAACTCCCGGTTGCGCGTATAGGTCGGCAGCGCGGCGAGATCGACGGGAACGATCAGGCTCGTCCCCTCGATCGGCCAATGGATCGTCTTGCCTGACCATGTGTCACGGCGCTCGAGTGCTTCGGCGATCTTGCCTTCGGGATCGAGGTTAAAGAGTGCCGCAATGTCGGAAAAGGCAACGCCGATGATATTGGCTGCGTGTGGACCAACGGCGTCGGCGAATTCACCCGACACTTCGCTGAAGTGGCCGTCGGCGTCGATCTTCCACACAAAGCGCGTCGCGCGGCTGTTTGGCTTGAACGCAAAGCCGTTTGCTGTTGGCGGGGCGGCAACCTTGTCTTTGCCGCCATCTTCGGTTTCGTGCCCCGGATTGCTTCCGACAGGTTCGATCTCGCGCCGCACCTCGGCATCGGCAGGCTCTGTCCCGGTCTCCGAGTCTACCGTATCGTCCCCGCCCGCCTCAGCGCGGTCGGTCAGCGGCATCTCGGGTTCAGACAGGATAAGCTCTTCTGTTTCTTGGTGATCGATGAGCGGCTCATCTGCGGCTTCCGCTGCCGGTTTGGTTTCCTCGCCGTCGACAGTCTCCAGCGCCTCTTCGAGGTCCTCGATATGCGCAACTGCATTGAGCGCGTCGTGGAATTTCGCGCCCTTCGGCTCGTCGATATGGTTAACGGCGGCTGTGGACAACGGCTCTTCCGGCGCTGCCGCGTCGATCGAGTCGAGATTGCCAAGCACGGTTTCGACGGCAAAGAGTAGATTGAGCGCCGGTTCGTCGCTGAGCTTGCCGACGGCAGCAGGCAGATAACCCTTGCCGGTTGCGACCGGCCGCTTGACAAGCCGGTCGGGATGGGCGCCTGCAAGGTTCGTCAGCGTCTTGGCGGTCTGCTGGGTGATGCCAAGCGACGCAAAGCCGGGCGAGGACGCGATGACGTCGCCTTCTGCGCCGATCACGGCCATATGCGTATCGGGATCGTCGAGCCCCTGTAGCATTCTCGCGGCCGTTTCTGCGGCAGGAAGCGGTTGTGAAGAAACGGGAACCGAGAACAGAATGCCGCGCTCGCCGGACGAGAGCCCGATCATTTCGGCCGTTGCTTGGGCCGGAGCCCGCTGGAAGCCCTTGGCGATCCGAATCATCAAGCTTCTGGTGTCGCCAATTGCGGCGAGTTGGCGAGCGGTCGTCTCGATCTGGCGGAAGGTGATGTCGGTGCGATTCACACCTTGATCGAGAAGATCATAGACGGCGGTCTGGCTGAAAAGTTCCGCGCCGGCGCCATTGGCCCAGAGCAGGCGGGAAAGATCGGCCGAGAAAAGCACCATGGCTTCGCCACGCGAAAAGCGTTCCCGCACCCGTTGATGCACGGCAATGTCGATGAACGGGTATTGGACTGCGGGCATGTCGGAACCTTGTCCCTTTCGGCCTCTTCAAAAATTAACAGTCTATTAATAACGACGCGCCGGAAATGGGTCCAGCGTAGGGGTCGGGTTTCGGGTGGAAAGGTTAATTCGTTGTGCGACGCACAATTATGTTGCAATGCACAATGGAATGCCTTATATAAGATATATCCAAACTATGCAGGCGTTATCGGCCTGAACCCAAGGAGCTTAATTCGATGGCTAACATAAAGATCGACGACGTTTTTTCAATGTCCTCCTTCGACCCGTCCAAGTTCGCCGAATCCTTCCGCGACTTCGCCGAAAAAGGCGCCCAGCAGTCGCGTGAGGCCTATGCAAAGATGAAGGCCGCCGGCGAAGATGCCGGCAAGACCCTCGAAGCCACGGTTCAGACCGCGCAGGCCGGCACGGTCGAAATCGGCCTGAAGGCGATCGACGCACTCCGCACGAACGCTGAAAATTCCCTCTCGCACATGGAAGCTCTGCTCGGTGTGAAGTCGATCGCAGAACTCGTCGAACTTCAGACTGCTTTTCTGCGCAAGCAGGCGGAACTGACCGTCGAGCAAGCGAAGTCGATGCAGGAAACCTCCAAGCAGGTTGCCGAGAAGCTCGCAAAGCCCAGCAAGGAAGCCGCCGAAAAGGTCATGGCCTCCTTCAAGGCTGCCTGATCCCATACGGGTGCAATCAAAACAAGAGGCTGGACCGTATGTCCGGCCTTTTTGTACATTGAGGGGAGATAGGACTTGAATTAATTTCCAAGTCCTCGTATGTGACCCCCGTCGCGCCAGGCGCGATTTGTGCGGTTGTAGCTCAGTTGGTTAGAGCGCAGGTTTGTGGCACCTGAGGTCGGTGGTTCGAGACCACCCAACCGTACCATTCCTCTCAAAAAACCGAAATTCGGCAGATCCACTTCGGCCGTCCGGCCTGTTATCTGCTGAACTATTGCCCTCTGGCACCGGCTCCCTATCTAGCCAACGCAGCACAGGTAAACTTTGTGTTATATTGCGTTGCAAAATGTGAGCCGGAATGTCATTTTGTGCCGGGGGTTACATCAGAGTGCTTTTAGAAGGAGACTTTAATGTCCATTTCTCTCAAGAATCTGGATGAATCCAAAGCGACGGTGGTTTCCGCGATGAATGTTGCCGCCGAGGTCAGGAAAGCGCGTGAG
It includes:
- a CDS encoding ABC transporter permease subunit codes for the protein MGKLGSAIYSRLVIIVPYAWLLIFFLAPFFIVFRISMSATAIAMPPYTPVFSLGDGWTGFWDKVSTFSFENYSYLIDDPLYFNAYVSSVVIAAISTFLTLLIAYPIAYGMAQAPRSIRPTLLMLVILPFWTSFLIRVYAWIAILKPEGLLNQVLLATGIIDSPLIILNTNIAVYIGIVYSYLPFMVLPLYSSLEKMDGTLIEAAQDLGCTPITAFWRVTFPLSLPGVIAGCMLVFIPAVGEFVIPDLLGGSQTLMIGKTLWSEFNSNRDWPVSSAVATILLLILVIPIVFFQNAQAKADEQGR
- a CDS encoding ABC transporter permease, giving the protein MLQWTRFNIVSVTLGFAFLYLPIVLLVIFSFNESKLVTVWGGFSTKWYAQLLYNQALLDAAWVTVRVGVLSATLATILGTLAALTLVRYTRFRGRMLFSGMVYAPLVMPEVITGLSLLLLFVAIGFDRGFWTITLAHTTLTMCFVAVVVQSRLVSFDHSIEEAAQDLGAPPVRTFFEVTLPIIAPAVFSGWILAFTLSLDDLVIASFTSGPGATTLPMRIYSQVRLGVTPEINAVCTILIGIVTVGVICASIVSKRREIQRERDERAAANAP
- a CDS encoding AsmA family protein; this encodes MGTSRQPKWRRKMIPVSRWLPGFARIATSLILFAAIIFVALRVAAPYLVSSGLVRSGIEDVLSKWTGYQAEIKGTPVLEFWPTPRITLNQITIRQPESSGNKLLGTIESLSADFSLIDAIRGSARFHEFHLLRPNLSLTRDQQGLIDWTYAGQLAKAITSARQEGGAEVLDQRLDATIGAITVEDGTLNVADLATGKTYHFEGVTADITWPRLSSPMTAVLIARTSGQDLKLDFSSNSPLLIFGGKVAQIKTALTSKLVTAEFTGIGGISDLAGLSGNMSVNIPDLPALLAWSGISIPDVETLRSFSIQSDIFSAANGLRFNEVALGLNDANATGVMDISIGTNARARLGGTLAFDRMNLKPFFDAFTLRLAAGEAGAPDDGGPLQKLDVDLRLSAKEMQLPPFQLFDVAASIIVSSNEAKFDVGDSQFEGGEMTAHLEAMRGNFDGGGKLQVSIRGADFAGLIERLQLKGPLPLANGSLDISLKTNKPIWTAGAADVSGQLAFRGNAGSIAGLDVEAIRSQAALQKFFPLSAVSGRAFEFNRIDVAASLADGSAELRGVSVQGTDETLTLSGIIPYESNGLALSGSLQATDDTKKAVLPLLPFFVGGSWPNPVISPVPLINQQPPGVQ
- a CDS encoding acetoacetate--CoA ligase produces the protein MSDTVPLWVPSKESIEASPMHAFMQRCNAEFGLEFETYLDLHAWSTDEPEKFWTSVWAFCGVKGEQGARALADGDLMLKARFFPDAKLNFAENLLSSEGPADAIVFRGEDKVEYRWSWERLRALVSQLQQAYRALGIGEGDRIAAMMPNMPETVACMLAAASIGAIWSSCSPDFGEQGVLDRFGQIGPKLFIACDAYWYGGKLQDVKAKVASVSRSLGAPVVIVHYAGDAAAVASETPKAKTLEEFIKPYQPKVVEFVRLPFAHPLYILFSSGTTGVPKCIVHSAGGTLLQHLKEHVLHCGLKRGEKLFYFTTCGWMMWNWLVSGLAVGVTLCLFDGSPFAPDGNVLFDYAQAEDFAVFGTSAKYIDAVRKGGLTPRTTHDLSSLRLMTSTGSPLSPEGFTFVYEGIKEDIQLASISGGTDIVSCFVLGNPLQPVWRGEIQGAGLGLAVDVWDDEGRPVRQQKGELVCTRAFPSMPVGFWNDPDGAKYKAAYFERFENIWCHGDFAEWTEHGGLVIHGRSDATLNPGGVRIGTAEIYNQVEQMEEVAEALCIGQDWEDDVRVVLFVRLAPGVALTDDLVKAIKTRIRTGASPRHVPAKIIAVRDIPRTKSGKIVELAVREVVHGRPVKNKEALANPEALDLFVGLEELQV
- a CDS encoding sensor histidine kinase — protein: MPAVQYPFIDIAVHQRVRERFSRGEAMVLFSADLSRLLWANGAGAELFSQTAVYDLLDQGVNRTDITFRQIETTARQLAAIGDTRSLMIRIAKGFQRAPAQATAEMIGLSSGERGILFSVPVSSQPLPAAETAARMLQGLDDPDTHMAVIGAEGDVIASSPGFASLGITQQTAKTLTNLAGAHPDRLVKRPVATGKGYLPAAVGKLSDEPALNLLFAVETVLGNLDSIDAAAPEEPLSTAAVNHIDEPKGAKFHDALNAVAHIEDLEEALETVDGEETKPAAEAADEPLIDHQETEELILSEPEMPLTDRAEAGGDDTVDSETGTEPADAEVRREIEPVGSNPGHETEDGGKDKVAAPPTANGFAFKPNSRATRFVWKIDADGHFSEVSGEFADAVGPHAANIIGVAFSDIAALFNLDPEGKIAEALERRDTWSGKTIHWPIEGTSLIVPVDLAALPTYTRNREFDGFRGFGVVRLSDATEDPLALGLALGADAFGRDTASLEQPSEGAAPEASNGHPQPEVPAAAPEPEAASETVPREEPPVLRVVETPSRRLTDKIVQLHGAGPTLSAAEQANFREIAKRLEAFGVRDDEPAPAEADAAESPASTEPAEAAFEGEPNEAIFESASGAAEEPADAAERAEEHVETPEPNEDDATEGLHETFSPIEVLHSAIPPRVKMTDGLSANTVDQLPVAVLVHAGDALIHANPEFMRMTGYASLEDLSDVGGIDALLQRRDLDEKAGRPGAMVLVTADDSLVPVTARLQSIRWEESSALMLALMPVEGSDVAPAQNEEPRPDLRSDRMVEKVAKLQVEVEELRSILETATDGVVVIGAEGDIRSMNRSASALFNYDEEETRGKPFVILFAHESQKAVLDYLNGLSGHGVASVLNDGREVIGRESSGGFVPLFMTMGRLTSSSGYCAVIRDITQWKRTEDELRNAKGAAETANAHKTDFLARISHEIRTPLNAIIGFSDMMASERFGPIGHPRYIEYANDIGRSGRHVLDIVNDLLDISKIEAGEMDLDFASVGLNEAISEAVALVQPQANGQRVIIRTALSQSVPNVVADLRSVKQIALNILSNAIRFTPSGGQIVVSTSYEANGSVVLRVRDTGIGMTRSELDQAMKPFRQVSAQSRHRGDGTGLGLPLTKAMVDANRAIFSINSAPNEGTLVEVTFPSQRVLAG
- a CDS encoding phasin, with protein sequence MANIKIDDVFSMSSFDPSKFAESFRDFAEKGAQQSREAYAKMKAAGEDAGKTLEATVQTAQAGTVEIGLKAIDALRTNAENSLSHMEALLGVKSIAELVELQTAFLRKQAELTVEQAKSMQETSKQVAEKLAKPSKEAAEKVMASFKAA